The following are from one region of the Sciurus carolinensis chromosome 5, mSciCar1.2, whole genome shotgun sequence genome:
- the Tctn3 gene encoding tectonic-3: MCTPQFLMLPVFVLMLPKGARPQSSFFPSGAVPTPSVLGPVTPDETPQSSSVETATPQDVPGIFTVDPTPLTPSMPGNKTTDLFPVLPICICDLTPGACDLNCCCDRDCYLLHPRTVFSFCLPGSVRSSSWVCVDNSLIFRSNSPFPSRVFTDSNGIRQFCVLVNNSKLNYFQKLQKVNTTNFQALAAEFGGESFSSALQTQLPPPFYRAGDPILTYFPKWSVISLLRQPAGVGAGGLCAKSNPAGFLESKSTTCTRFFKNLASSCTLDPALDAASYYNFTVLKIPRGMTDLQNIKFQVPVTLVSQASPPLLVGNTCQNAVSQVIYDIETNGTFGIQKVSVSFGQTSLTVKPDISLQQEFIIHFRASQQSISTTLTGPRSGNPGYIVGKPLLVLSGDTSHSMTLLQSQGYGTCSVKRHEVQFGVNAISGCKFRLMEADCSRLQQEIYQTLHGKPTPEHVAIFGNADPAQKGGWTRILNRSCNVLAMNCTSCCFIPVSLEIQVLWAYVGLQSNPQAQVSGTRFLYQCKTIQDYQQVTEVHLTTLVNFVDITQKPEPPRGQPKIDWKLPFDFFFPFKVAFSRGVDSQKGSVSPILILCLFLLGVFNLETM, from the exons ATGTGTACCCCGCAGTTCTTGATGCTGCCGGTGTTCGTCCTGATGCTCCCTAAGGGCGCCCGGCCTCAGTCCTCTTTTTTCCCATCGGGGGCGGTGCCCACACCTTCAGTCCTGGGGCCAGTGACGCCCGACGAGACCCCCCAGTCCTCTTCGGTGGAGACTGCTACTCCCCAGGACGTGCCTGGGATCTTTACCGTGGATCCTACTCCTCTGACCCCCTCAATGCCTGGGAATAAGACTACAGACCTCTTCCCAG TCTTACCGATTTGTATCTGTGACTTGACTCCTGGTGCCTGCGATCTAAATTGCTGCTGCGACAGGGACTGCTATCTTCTCCATCCGAGGACCGTTTTCTCCTTCTGCCTTCCCGGCAGCGTAAG GTCTTCAAGCTGGGTGTGTGTAGATAACTCTCTAATCTTCAGGAGTAATTCCCCATTTCCTTCAAGAGTTTTTACGGATTCAAATGGAATTAGGCAGTTTTGTGTTCTCGTGAACAACT cAAAATTAAACTATTTCCAGAAGCTCCAAAAGGTCAACACAACCAacttccaggccctggctgcagAGTTTGGAGGCGAATCATTCTCTTCAGCATTGCAAACTCAGTTGCCACCACCTTTTTACAGA GCTGGGGACCCCATTCTGACTTACTTCCCCAAGTGGTCTGTAATAAGTTTGCTGAGGCAGCCTGCAGGAGTGGGAGCTGGGGGACTCTGTGCCAAGAGCAATCCTGCAG GTTTCCTAGAGAGTAAAAGTACAACCTGCACTCGTTTTTTCAAAAACCTGGCAAGTAGCTGTACCTTAGATCCAGCACTGGATGCTGCCTCTTACTATAACTTCACAGTCCTGAAG ATTCCAAGAGGTATGACTGATCTACAAAATATAAAG TTCCAGGTTCCTGTAACACTTGTTTCACAGGCCAGTCCTCCCCTGTTGGTTGGAAACACTTGTCAGAATGCTGTTTCCCAG GTCATCTATGATATAGAGACCAATGGGACCTTTGGAATCCAGAAGGTTTCTGTCAGTTTTGGACAAACCAGCCTGACTGTTAAGCCAGATATTTCCTTACAGCAAGAATTCATCATTCACTTCAGG gCCTCTCAACAGAGCATATCTACTACTCTTACTGGTCCTAGAAGTGGGAATCCAGGCTATATTGTTGGGAAGCCACTCTTGGTTCTAAGTGGTGATACAAGTCACTCA ATGACCCTCTTGCAGAGCCAAGGATATGGAACTTGCTCTGTTAAGAGACATGAAGTACAGTTTGGAGTGAATGCAATATCTGGATGCAAGTTCAG GCTGATGGAGGCAGACTGCAGCCGCTTGCAGCAGGAGATTTATCAGACCCTTCATGGAAAGCCCACACCAGAGCATGTTGCCATCTTTGGTAATGCTGACCCAGCCCAGAAAGGAGGGTGGACCAGGATCCTCAACAGGAGTTGCAATGTTTTG GCTATGAATTGTACTTCCTGCTGTTTCATACCTGTTTCCTTGGAGATCCAGGTATTGTGGGCATATGTAGGCCTTCAGTCCAATCCACAAGCTCAAGTGTCAGGAACCAGATTCCTATACCAATGCAAAACCATACAG GATTACCAGCAAGTAACAGAAGTACATTTGACAACTCTTGTGAACTTTGTGGACATTACTCAGAAGCCAGAGCCTCCAAGGGGCCAACCCAAAATAGACTGGAAATTGCCATTCgacttcttctttcccttcaaaGTTGCATTCAGCAGAGGGGTAGACTCTCAAAAAGGTTCAGTGTCTCCCATCCTTATCCTATGCCTGTTTCTACTTGGAGTTTTCAACCTAGAGACTatgtga